The Saccharomonospora glauca K62 genome has a segment encoding these proteins:
- the aroQ gene encoding type II 3-dehydroquinate dehydratase: protein MTVYVLNGPNLGRLGTREPDVYGSTTYDDLVRLCVETGKELGLDVTVRQTDHEGELVGWLHEAADAAAPVILNAGAWTHYSIAVRDAAAQLRAPWIELHISNVHARESFRHHSVLSDIATGVIAGLGVDGYRLALRWVADNTR, encoded by the coding sequence GTGACCGTGTACGTGCTCAACGGCCCCAACCTCGGCAGGCTGGGCACCCGCGAGCCGGATGTGTACGGCTCCACCACCTACGACGACCTCGTGCGGCTGTGCGTCGAGACCGGCAAGGAACTCGGTCTCGACGTCACCGTGCGCCAGACCGACCACGAGGGCGAGCTCGTGGGCTGGCTGCACGAGGCCGCTGACGCCGCGGCACCGGTGATCCTCAACGCCGGGGCGTGGACACACTACTCGATCGCGGTGCGCGACGCCGCGGCGCAACTGCGGGCGCCGTGGATCGAACTGCACATCAGCAACGTGCACGCCCGTGAGTCGTTCCGGCACCACAGCGTCCTGTCCGACATCGCCACGGGAGTGATCGCCGGGCTCGGGGTGGACGGCTACCGGCTCGCGCTGCGCTGGGTAGCCGACAACACGCGCTGA
- a CDS encoding shikimate kinase: protein MNDVTRKDPIVVVGPPGSGKSTVGKLLAEHLGVDFHDADADIEREQGRTISDIFATDGEPAFRAIEEETVARGLREYTGVYALGGGAVVSDRTRERLAGYPVVFLNVGMAEGVRRTGLSTARPLLAGVNPRATYKALLEARLPIYRSVATVEVNTDGRKPDDIATEVAASLARCGIPE from the coding sequence GTGAACGACGTGACGCGCAAGGACCCGATCGTGGTGGTGGGGCCTCCCGGCTCGGGGAAGAGCACGGTGGGCAAACTGCTGGCCGAGCACCTCGGAGTCGACTTCCACGACGCGGACGCCGACATCGAGCGGGAGCAGGGGCGCACCATCTCGGACATCTTCGCCACCGACGGCGAACCCGCGTTTCGCGCGATCGAGGAGGAGACCGTCGCCCGAGGCCTGCGCGAGTACACGGGGGTGTACGCGCTGGGCGGTGGCGCGGTGGTGTCGGACCGCACCCGAGAGCGCCTGGCGGGGTACCCGGTGGTGTTCTTGAACGTCGGAATGGCCGAGGGAGTGCGGCGCACCGGCCTGTCCACCGCGCGGCCGTTGCTCGCGGGCGTCAATCCGCGCGCCACTTACAAGGCGCTGCTGGAGGCCCGGCTCCCGATCTACCGGTCGGTGGCCACCGTCGAGGTGAACACCGACGGCCGCAAGCCGGACGACATCGCCACGGAGGTGGCGGCGAGCCTGGCGCGGTGCGGAATACCGGAGTGA
- the aroB gene encoding 3-dehydroquinate synthase, protein MTEPVRIAVRTAQPYDVVVGRGLLGELTDAVRDASKVAIIHPPTLTATAEAVREELAGAGLDAHRVEIPDAEDGKALSVADFCWEVLGRIGLDRRGVVVGLGGGAVTDLAGFVAGTWMRGVRLVNVPTTLLGMVDAAVGGKTGINTDAGKNLVGVFHEPSTVLVDLATLETLPRNELVAGMAEVVKAGFIADPRILELIEADPAAAVDPTGETIAELVRRSIRVKADVVSADLRESDLREILNYGHTLAHAIERRERYRWRHGAAVSVGLVFAAELGRLAGRLDDETADRHATVLRALGLPTNYDADALPQLIESMRSDKKTRSGTLRFVVLDGLAKPGRLEGPDPALLAGAYSAVAGGASGEGGVLL, encoded by the coding sequence ATGACCGAACCCGTTCGGATCGCGGTGCGGACCGCGCAGCCCTACGACGTCGTGGTGGGTCGCGGCCTGCTCGGCGAACTCACCGACGCGGTACGTGACGCCTCAAAGGTCGCGATCATCCACCCGCCCACGCTCACCGCCACGGCCGAGGCCGTGCGCGAGGAACTCGCCGGGGCCGGGCTCGACGCCCACCGGGTCGAGATTCCCGACGCCGAGGATGGCAAGGCCCTGTCCGTGGCCGACTTCTGCTGGGAGGTGCTGGGCCGCATCGGGCTCGACCGCCGGGGCGTGGTCGTGGGCCTGGGCGGCGGGGCCGTCACCGACCTCGCGGGGTTCGTGGCGGGCACCTGGATGCGTGGGGTGCGGCTGGTCAACGTCCCCACGACCTTGCTGGGCATGGTGGACGCGGCGGTCGGCGGCAAGACCGGCATCAACACCGACGCGGGCAAGAACCTCGTGGGCGTGTTCCACGAACCATCGACCGTGCTGGTCGACCTCGCCACGCTGGAGACCCTGCCCCGTAACGAACTCGTCGCCGGGATGGCCGAGGTGGTCAAGGCGGGCTTCATCGCCGACCCCCGCATCCTCGAACTGATCGAGGCGGACCCGGCCGCCGCCGTCGATCCGACGGGCGAGACGATCGCCGAGCTGGTGCGCCGCTCGATCCGGGTGAAAGCGGACGTCGTCTCGGCGGATCTCCGGGAGAGCGACCTGCGGGAGATCCTGAACTACGGTCACACGCTCGCGCACGCCATCGAGCGTCGGGAACGGTACCGCTGGCGGCACGGCGCGGCGGTGAGCGTGGGGCTGGTCTTCGCGGCCGAGCTCGGCCGGCTCGCGGGGCGGCTCGACGACGAGACGGCCGATCGGCACGCCACGGTGCTTCGGGCGTTGGGGCTGCCGACGAATTACGACGCCGACGCCCTTCCCCAGCTCATCGAGTCGATGCGTTCGGACAAGAAGACCCGCTCGGGCACGCTGCGGTTCGTGGTGCTCGACGGACTCGCCAAGCCCGGCAGGTTGGAAGGCCCCGACCCGGCGTTGCTGGCGGGCGCCTACTCCGCCGTCGCGGGTGGAGCGTCGGGTGAAGGGGGAGTGCTGTTGTGA